Proteins encoded in a region of the Rhodococcus sp. SBT000017 genome:
- a CDS encoding glycoside hydrolase family 16 protein, with product MRSLFTIVSVALTTMAVAVSSATAAPSLAAPPRTQGGAGTVLWEDQFNGYGGPDPSKWGFQTGRWGASSGEQQYYTDSWNNANQFNGSLNITARRETPPDRKRAPYNFTSARVVSMGKQSVTPPVRIEASIKMPSAQGLLPAFWTLGLQPGGEYSWPSQGEVDIVEIPGLYGPSFNLHGPSKWNSNQDVKTGGSMNPVGNGFHTYRIDWLPNSITWFVDGVARYSFTQAQYEAKGGNWKAFSGAWPHYILFNVAVGNNWTGKTLNSTPYPQTMSVDWLRVSRL from the coding sequence ATGCGATCACTATTCACAATTGTCTCGGTCGCCCTGACGACGATGGCCGTTGCCGTCTCGTCGGCGACCGCAGCCCCGTCACTGGCCGCGCCCCCGAGAACCCAGGGCGGAGCAGGAACCGTGCTGTGGGAAGACCAATTCAACGGGTACGGCGGACCCGACCCCTCCAAATGGGGGTTTCAGACCGGCCGCTGGGGCGCGAGTTCCGGTGAGCAGCAGTACTATACGGACTCCTGGAACAACGCCAACCAGTTCAACGGCTCACTGAACATCACCGCGCGTCGAGAGACGCCACCGGACCGCAAGCGGGCACCGTACAACTTCACCAGCGCCCGCGTGGTCAGCATGGGCAAGCAATCGGTGACACCGCCGGTGCGCATCGAAGCATCGATCAAGATGCCGAGCGCCCAGGGCCTGCTGCCCGCATTCTGGACCCTCGGTCTACAACCCGGTGGCGAATATTCATGGCCAAGCCAAGGGGAAGTGGACATCGTCGAAATTCCCGGACTGTACGGACCGTCATTCAATTTGCACGGTCCCTCGAAGTGGAACTCCAATCAAGATGTGAAGACCGGCGGCAGCATGAATCCGGTCGGCAACGGATTCCACACCTACCGCATCGACTGGCTACCGAACAGCATCACCTGGTTCGTCGACGGAGTCGCTCGATACTCCTTCACTCAGGCCCAGTACGAGGCGAAGGGCGGCAACTGGAAGGCGTTCTCGGGCGCATGGCCGCACTACATCCTGTTCAACGTCGCCGTGGGCAACAACTGGACCGGCAAGACGCTGAACAGCACGCCGTACCCGCAGACGATGAGCGTCGACTGGCTGCGTGTGAGTCGCCTCTGA